One window of the Solanum stenotomum isolate F172 chromosome 11, ASM1918654v1, whole genome shotgun sequence genome contains the following:
- the LOC125845627 gene encoding uncharacterized protein LOC125845627, translating to YDYVFIRVLEKPVDGRDPNEVTSILRMRGLPFSAGKDDIMDFFKDFALTEDAIHVTFLSDGRPTGEAFVEFASTDDAKAALAKDRMTLGSRYVELFPSSIEDMNHAVSRGR from the coding sequence TATGACTACGTGTTTATCAGAGTACTGGAGAAACCAGTGGATGGGAGAGACCCGAATGAAGTCACGTCTATTTTGCGGATGAGGGGTTTGCCATTTTCTGCCGGCAAGGATGACATCATGGATTTCTTCAAAGATTTTGCGTTGACTGAGGATGCAATTCATGTCACATTTCTTTCTGATGGAAGGCCAACTGGAGAAGCTTTTGTAGAGTTTGCAAGCACCGACGATGCAAAAGCAGCCCTGGCAAAGGATAGGATGACACTTGGAAGTCGTTACGTTGAGCTTTTCCCATCTTCAATCGAGGATATGAATCACGCCGTATCAAGGGGGCGGTAA